One stretch of Corallococcus exiguus DNA includes these proteins:
- a CDS encoding aminotransferase class I/II-fold pyridoxal phosphate-dependent enzyme: MSDVFDKCRTWKDYRIAKATGLYPYFRAIEASHGSTEVEIEGRRVIMVGSNNYLGLAADPRVKEAAIKATEKFGTTCSGSRLLNGTLALHEELEARLAKFLNREAAIVISTGFQTNLALASILGRHDIVFSDRANHASLVDGVRLSFATERKFRHNDMDHLEQLLAAAEPGAGKIIVTDGVFSMEGDVCNLPRIVELSKQYNARVMTDDAHAMGVLGELGRGTSEYFGLEKDVDLVMGTFSKSFASLGGVLAGPFEVINYIRHKARSVIFSASMTPASIAAALKSTEIIEAEPQRRERLLDIAEKMHNGFRAMGFDTGVSVTPVVPVHIGDQVKCFRFWRALHEAGVFANPVIPPAVEAGHALIRTSYMATHTDAQLDQVLDTFEKIGRKLNVIPETRPTVYEPVKIARPGSAVRSNKASETWAAGSAGLLADKGFSLEQLSRMSSREMAGKFFDAVEQLTWRAANLQPEDLRRLGGAPKKLWEKRSELGGVLLEKGAQLFMRNGSDSSDGGNQAERN; the protein is encoded by the coding sequence ATGAGCGACGTGTTCGACAAGTGCCGTACCTGGAAGGACTACCGCATCGCCAAGGCCACGGGGCTGTATCCGTACTTCCGGGCCATCGAGGCGTCGCACGGTTCCACGGAGGTGGAGATCGAGGGACGGCGGGTCATCATGGTGGGTTCGAACAACTACCTGGGCCTGGCGGCGGATCCGCGCGTGAAGGAAGCGGCCATCAAGGCGACGGAGAAGTTCGGCACCACGTGCTCCGGTTCGCGCCTGCTCAACGGCACGCTGGCGCTGCATGAGGAGCTGGAGGCGCGGCTGGCCAAGTTCCTCAACCGCGAGGCGGCCATCGTCATCTCCACCGGGTTCCAGACGAACCTGGCGCTGGCGTCCATCCTGGGCCGTCACGACATCGTGTTCAGCGACCGCGCGAACCACGCGTCGCTGGTGGACGGCGTGCGCCTGTCGTTCGCGACCGAGCGCAAGTTCCGCCACAACGACATGGACCACCTGGAGCAGCTGCTCGCCGCGGCGGAGCCGGGCGCCGGGAAGATCATCGTCACGGACGGCGTGTTCTCCATGGAGGGCGACGTCTGCAACCTGCCCCGCATCGTGGAGCTGTCCAAGCAGTACAACGCCCGCGTGATGACGGATGACGCCCACGCCATGGGCGTGCTGGGCGAGCTGGGCCGGGGCACCTCCGAGTACTTCGGCCTGGAGAAGGACGTGGACCTGGTCATGGGCACGTTCTCCAAGAGCTTCGCGTCGCTGGGCGGCGTGCTCGCGGGCCCCTTCGAGGTCATCAACTACATCCGCCACAAGGCGCGCTCGGTCATCTTCTCCGCGTCCATGACGCCCGCGTCCATCGCGGCGGCGCTCAAGTCCACGGAGATCATCGAGGCGGAGCCGCAGCGCCGCGAGCGCCTGCTGGACATCGCGGAGAAGATGCACAACGGCTTCCGCGCCATGGGCTTCGACACGGGCGTGTCGGTGACGCCGGTGGTGCCCGTGCACATTGGCGACCAGGTGAAGTGCTTCCGCTTCTGGCGCGCGCTGCACGAGGCGGGTGTGTTCGCCAACCCCGTGATTCCGCCGGCGGTGGAGGCGGGCCACGCGCTCATCCGCACCAGCTACATGGCCACGCACACGGACGCGCAGCTGGATCAGGTGCTGGACACGTTCGAGAAGATCGGCCGCAAGCTCAACGTCATCCCGGAGACGCGCCCCACGGTGTACGAGCCGGTGAAGATCGCCCGGCCGGGCAGCGCGGTGCGCAGCAACAAGGCGAGCGAGACGTGGGCGGCGGGCAGCGCGGGCCTGCTCGCGGACAAGGGCTTCAGCCTGGAGCAGCTGTCGCGGATGTCGTCGCGGGAGATGGCCGGGAAGTTCTTCGACGCGGTGGAGCAGCTCACCTGGCGCGCGGCGAACCTGCAGCCGGAGGACCTGCGGCGGCTGGGCGGCGCGCCCAAGAAGCTGTGGGAGAAGCGCAGCGAGCTGGGTGGCGTGCTCCTGGAGAAGGGCGCCCAGCTGTTCATGCGCAACGGCAGCGACAGTTCCGACGGCGGCAACCAGGCCGAAAGGAACTGA
- a CDS encoding class I fructose-bisphosphate aldolase translates to MAYTDRVKQILSWYPSDNPGTLTNLARLLNHGTLAGTGKLVILPVDQGFEHGPARSFGPNPAGYDPDYHAQLAIDSGCNAYAAPLGFLEAIAGKLAGEIPLILKVNNSDSLAKTAAPMSAVTSSVKDAVRLGCAAVGYTIYPGSAARNEQYEDLRDIIAEAKSYGLPTVLWAYPRGALSKEGETAIDVVAYAAQISAQMGAHIIKVKPPTDFLEQAEAKKAFEKANISTKTLSDRVREVVRSAFNGKRIVIFSGGEAKETSALMEDIKQIHQGGGFGSIMGRNAFQRPHGESLKLLKDVMNVFAGK, encoded by the coding sequence ATGGCCTACACCGACCGCGTCAAGCAGATCCTCTCCTGGTATCCCTCCGACAATCCCGGCACGTTGACGAACCTGGCGCGCCTGCTGAACCACGGCACGCTCGCGGGCACGGGCAAGCTGGTCATCCTGCCGGTGGATCAGGGCTTCGAGCACGGCCCCGCGCGCTCCTTCGGTCCCAACCCCGCGGGGTATGATCCGGACTACCACGCGCAGCTGGCCATCGACTCCGGCTGCAACGCGTACGCGGCGCCGCTGGGCTTCCTGGAGGCCATCGCGGGCAAGCTGGCCGGTGAGATTCCCCTCATCCTGAAGGTGAACAACTCCGACTCGCTGGCCAAGACGGCCGCGCCCATGTCCGCGGTGACGTCGTCCGTGAAGGACGCGGTGCGCCTGGGCTGCGCGGCGGTGGGCTACACCATCTACCCGGGCTCCGCGGCCCGCAACGAGCAGTACGAAGACCTGCGCGACATCATCGCGGAGGCCAAGTCCTACGGCCTGCCCACGGTGCTCTGGGCCTACCCGCGCGGCGCCCTGAGCAAGGAGGGCGAGACGGCCATCGACGTGGTGGCGTACGCGGCGCAGATCAGCGCGCAGATGGGCGCGCACATCATCAAGGTGAAGCCGCCCACGGACTTCCTGGAGCAGGCGGAGGCGAAGAAGGCCTTCGAGAAGGCGAACATCTCCACCAAGACGCTCTCGGACCGCGTGCGCGAGGTGGTGCGCTCCGCGTTCAACGGCAAGCGCATCGTCATCTTCTCCGGCGGCGAGGCGAAGGAGACGTCCGCCCTCATGGAGGACATCAAGCAGATCCACCAGGGTGGCGGCTTCGGCTCCATCATGGGCCGCAACGCCTTCCAGCGTCCCCACGGCGAGTCGCTCAAGCTGCTCAAGGACGTGATGAACGTCTTCGCGGGCAAGTAG
- a CDS encoding ATP-binding protein, with protein sequence MGALMRSMDWSKTPLGPVSSWPQSLRTIASVCLNSGFPMMVFWGPDAVKLYNDAYLPILGNKHPFAMGRPGREVWTEIWDEIGPWVEQVRREGRAIMAENQCLFMVRNGFLEETYFTFAYSPVRDESGAINGVLDTVVETTSQVLDARRLRTLQEVASRAGGSLRVHDASTRGMEALATNPADLPFALLYRVDADGARARLEGRMGLEADGAFCPGEVGLEAGAASPWPLAQAIRSGQAERVQGLEARFGPLPLRDGVPQPGSALVLPMARPGESNPTGVLVLGMSPRLPADASYQSFLELVAGSLDAAIAGARAHEDARRQAEALTELDRAKTAFFSNVSHEFRTPLTLMLGPLGDALADVDHPLQPAHRERLMLVQRNSQRLHKLVNSLLDFSRLEAGRMRATFEPTDLGPLTAGLASAFDSLAKKAELGLQVDCPSLSTPVWVDRDLWEKVVLNLLSNAFKFTFHGTLTVRLREQEGRVELSISDTGTGIPAHELPRVFDRFHRVEGTRGRSHEGSGIGLALVRELVELHGGRVAVESTLGRGSTFTVSLPTGTAHLPPEQLRHSSREAVRAPNPEVFVQEAAQWLSDAEEAPAPVPVPKAPPGVVRGHVLVADDNADMRDYVRRSLEGRFTVESVADGASALAAVRAHPPDVVLSDVMMPGLDGFGLLRALKEDARTAHVPVILLSARAGEEAKVEGLTAGADDYLVKPFGVRELVARLEGTVNAARARAQREELLQALKLSETRYRLATRATKDAVWDLDLSTQQLTWSEGVHTLFGYPLDAVPPELDWWTDAVHPEDRAQAVESLHALADAPEGSDWRAEYRFRKADGTYAQVEDRGWVVRDEAGTAIRMVGAMQDVTLRKAAEDALRRSEEEFRTLAEALPEAVFVTAPDGSVIYVNGVLTEETGVSAETLLDRGYRHVIHPDDLASSAQAWGEALLRGDRFQSEHRVRYRDGLYRWHLVRALSVRDAEGRITKWVGTSMDVHELRQAQAQQQQRADFEQQLIGIVSHDLRNPVSAILLGAASLMRREELDERSTKAVSRIQSAAERAHRMIRDLLDFTQARLGGGLHIQRRASDLHEIVDGVLEEIEATHPDREIRRRRSGSGLGAWDPDRLGQLAQNLVTNALKYSPRDSAIRVETHGTADTVTLSIHNAGAPISPEQMGRLFQPLQRPSGEVDHSSRSIGLGLYIVKKLVEAHGGIITVESTAEAGTTFTVRLPRDVPANP encoded by the coding sequence ATGGGCGCCCTGATGCGCTCCATGGACTGGTCCAAGACCCCGCTGGGTCCGGTGTCCTCCTGGCCGCAGTCCCTGCGCACCATCGCCAGCGTCTGCCTGAACTCGGGCTTCCCCATGATGGTGTTCTGGGGACCGGACGCGGTGAAGCTCTACAACGACGCCTACCTGCCCATCCTGGGCAACAAGCACCCCTTCGCCATGGGGCGGCCCGGGCGCGAGGTCTGGACGGAGATCTGGGACGAGATTGGTCCGTGGGTCGAGCAGGTCCGCCGCGAGGGCCGCGCCATCATGGCGGAGAACCAGTGCCTCTTCATGGTGCGCAACGGCTTCCTGGAGGAGACCTACTTCACCTTCGCCTACAGCCCCGTCCGCGACGAATCCGGGGCCATCAACGGCGTGCTCGACACGGTGGTGGAGACCACCAGCCAGGTGCTGGACGCGCGCCGCCTCCGGACGCTGCAGGAGGTGGCTTCACGCGCGGGCGGGAGCCTCCGCGTCCATGACGCCTCCACGCGCGGAATGGAGGCGCTCGCCACCAACCCCGCGGACCTCCCGTTCGCGCTGCTCTACCGCGTGGACGCGGACGGCGCCCGGGCGCGGCTGGAGGGGCGCATGGGCCTGGAGGCGGACGGCGCCTTCTGCCCTGGTGAGGTGGGCCTGGAGGCGGGCGCGGCCTCCCCCTGGCCCCTGGCCCAGGCGATCCGCTCCGGGCAGGCCGAGCGGGTCCAGGGGCTCGAGGCCCGCTTCGGGCCCCTCCCCCTGCGGGACGGCGTGCCTCAGCCGGGCTCCGCGCTCGTCCTGCCCATGGCCCGCCCCGGCGAGTCGAATCCCACGGGCGTGCTCGTGCTGGGCATGTCCCCGCGGTTGCCCGCGGATGCGTCGTACCAATCGTTCCTGGAGCTCGTCGCCGGGAGCCTGGACGCCGCCATCGCCGGGGCCCGCGCGCACGAGGACGCCCGGCGGCAGGCGGAGGCCCTGACGGAGTTGGATCGGGCGAAGACGGCCTTCTTCTCCAACGTCAGCCACGAGTTCCGCACGCCGCTGACGCTGATGCTGGGGCCGCTGGGGGACGCGCTCGCGGACGTGGATCATCCGCTGCAGCCCGCGCACCGCGAGCGGCTGATGCTCGTCCAGCGCAACAGCCAGCGGTTGCACAAGCTGGTGAACAGCCTGCTCGACTTCAGCCGCCTGGAGGCGGGCCGCATGCGGGCCACCTTCGAGCCCACGGACCTGGGACCGCTCACCGCGGGGCTCGCGAGCGCGTTCGACTCGCTGGCGAAGAAGGCGGAGCTGGGGCTCCAGGTGGACTGCCCTTCCCTGTCCACCCCTGTCTGGGTGGACCGCGATCTCTGGGAGAAGGTCGTCCTCAACCTCCTCTCCAACGCCTTCAAGTTCACCTTCCACGGAACCCTCACCGTCCGGCTCCGCGAGCAGGAAGGCCGGGTGGAGCTGTCCATCAGCGACACGGGCACGGGCATCCCCGCGCACGAACTGCCCCGCGTCTTCGACCGCTTCCACCGGGTGGAGGGCACGCGGGGGCGCAGTCATGAAGGCAGCGGCATCGGGCTGGCGCTCGTGCGGGAGCTGGTGGAGCTGCACGGCGGCCGCGTCGCCGTGGAGAGCACGCTGGGCCGGGGCAGCACCTTCACCGTGTCCCTGCCCACCGGCACGGCGCACCTGCCGCCCGAGCAGCTGAGGCATTCCTCGCGGGAAGCCGTCCGGGCCCCGAATCCGGAGGTCTTCGTTCAGGAGGCGGCGCAGTGGCTGTCGGACGCAGAGGAAGCGCCCGCTCCCGTGCCCGTCCCGAAGGCGCCCCCGGGAGTCGTGCGGGGGCACGTGCTCGTGGCGGACGACAACGCGGACATGCGCGACTACGTGCGGCGGTCGCTGGAGGGCCGCTTCACGGTGGAGTCGGTGGCGGACGGCGCCTCCGCCCTGGCCGCGGTGCGGGCGCATCCACCAGACGTGGTGCTGTCGGACGTGATGATGCCGGGGCTGGACGGCTTCGGGCTCCTGCGCGCGCTGAAGGAGGATGCACGCACGGCGCACGTCCCCGTCATCCTCCTGTCCGCGCGCGCGGGCGAGGAGGCGAAGGTGGAGGGCCTCACCGCCGGCGCGGACGACTACCTGGTGAAGCCCTTCGGCGTGCGCGAGCTGGTGGCCCGCCTGGAGGGAACGGTGAACGCCGCGCGGGCCCGCGCCCAACGCGAGGAGCTGCTCCAGGCGCTCAAGCTATCGGAGACGCGCTACCGGCTGGCCACCCGGGCCACGAAGGACGCCGTCTGGGACCTGGACCTGAGTACCCAGCAGCTCACCTGGAGCGAGGGCGTCCACACGCTCTTCGGCTACCCGCTCGACGCGGTGCCCCCCGAGCTGGACTGGTGGACGGACGCCGTCCATCCGGAGGACCGCGCGCAGGCCGTCGAAAGCCTCCACGCCCTCGCGGACGCGCCCGAAGGCAGCGACTGGCGCGCCGAGTACCGCTTCCGCAAGGCGGATGGCACCTATGCCCAGGTGGAGGACCGTGGCTGGGTGGTGCGCGACGAGGCCGGGACCGCCATCCGCATGGTGGGCGCCATGCAGGACGTCACCCTGCGCAAGGCCGCGGAGGACGCCCTGCGCCGCAGCGAGGAGGAGTTCCGCACGCTCGCGGAGGCGCTGCCGGAGGCCGTCTTCGTCACCGCCCCGGATGGCTCGGTCATCTACGTGAACGGCGTGCTGACGGAGGAGACCGGCGTGAGCGCGGAGACGCTGTTGGACCGGGGTTACCGGCACGTCATCCATCCCGACGACCTTGCCTCCAGCGCCCAGGCCTGGGGGGAGGCCCTGCTGCGCGGCGACCGCTTCCAGTCCGAGCACCGGGTGCGCTACCGGGACGGCCTGTACCGCTGGCACCTGGTGCGCGCCCTGTCCGTGAGGGACGCGGAGGGCCGGATCACCAAGTGGGTGGGCACCTCCATGGACGTCCACGAGCTGCGCCAGGCCCAGGCCCAGCAGCAGCAGCGCGCGGACTTCGAGCAGCAGCTCATCGGCATCGTCAGCCACGACCTGCGCAACCCCGTGAGCGCCATCCTCCTGGGCGCCGCCAGCCTGATGCGCCGCGAGGAGCTGGACGAGCGCAGCACCAAGGCCGTCAGCCGGATCCAGTCCGCCGCGGAGCGGGCCCACCGGATGATCCGCGACCTGCTCGACTTCACCCAGGCGCGCCTGGGCGGCGGGCTGCACATCCAGCGGCGCGCGTCGGACCTGCACGAAATCGTGGACGGCGTGCTCGAGGAGATTGAAGCCACGCACCCGGACCGGGAGATCCGCCGGCGCCGGAGCGGCAGCGGCCTGGGCGCGTGGGATCCGGACCGGCTGGGGCAGCTGGCCCAGAACCTGGTGACCAACGCGCTGAAGTACAGCCCCCGGGACAGCGCCATCCGGGTGGAGACCCACGGCACGGCCGACACCGTGACGCTGTCCATCCACAACGCGGGGGCCCCCATCTCCCCGGAGCAAATGGGCCGCCTCTTCCAGCCACTGCAGCGCCCCAGCGGCGAGGTGGACCACAGCAGCCGGAGCATCGGCCTGGGGCTCTACATCGTGAAGAAGCTGGTGGAGGCCCACGGGGGCATCATCACCGTGGAGTCCACCGCCGAGGCGGGGACCACCTTCACCGTGCGGCTTCCCCGCGACGTCCCGGCGAACCCGTAG
- a CDS encoding MlaC/ttg2D family ABC transporter substrate-binding protein, producing MIASLLAATLLAAAPVSPLNVVKNGNAAVQKAANAPGANVQSLATVVESFVDFEELAKRALGEKAWAGLTAAQRKDFTETMTGLLRASYAQKAIGQAKADVKYGKESVQGTEATVDTELTVKTDQVPVNYRLYKASPKADWRIYDVITDEVSLVDTYSGQFKKILSTKGFDGLLTTLKSKRAQLEKENAGTSAASVKESAAGGSGAAPQVK from the coding sequence ATGATTGCTTCCCTGCTTGCCGCCACGCTGCTCGCCGCCGCTCCCGTGAGCCCGCTCAACGTGGTGAAGAACGGCAACGCCGCCGTGCAGAAGGCGGCCAACGCCCCTGGCGCCAATGTGCAGTCCCTGGCGACCGTCGTGGAGTCCTTCGTGGACTTCGAGGAGCTCGCCAAGCGAGCCCTGGGTGAGAAGGCCTGGGCGGGCCTCACCGCCGCCCAGCGCAAGGACTTCACGGAAACCATGACGGGCCTGCTGCGCGCCTCGTACGCCCAGAAGGCCATCGGCCAGGCGAAGGCGGACGTGAAGTACGGCAAGGAGAGCGTGCAGGGGACCGAGGCCACGGTCGACACGGAGCTCACCGTGAAGACGGACCAGGTGCCCGTGAACTACCGCCTCTACAAGGCCTCGCCCAAGGCCGACTGGCGCATCTACGACGTGATCACCGACGAGGTCTCCCTGGTGGACACCTACAGCGGCCAGTTCAAGAAGATCCTCTCCACCAAGGGCTTTGACGGCCTGCTGACGACGCTCAAGTCCAAGCGCGCCCAGCTGGAGAAGGAGAACGCCGGCACCAGCGCGGCCTCCGTGAAGGAGTCCGCCGCCGGGGGTTCGGGCGCCGCGCCGCAGGTGAAGTAG
- a CDS encoding TolC family protein → MGREVGRVVAVAMMLTGGVAGAQISPTTAPSNAPGTGAPGTAAPSPGNLSPGTVPTPSPGTTPAPGPSGTGSSAANPTPGTRAPLPGPAAVNPGPAAEPGNAAAQGATAGTPKPASATPGAQDLGTSPIAPGSGDGARGDLTPGAPRGAPEEAQTQAPGTSQATKPLKGPITLAQLVARARTQDARVAEASAELRKFQALYDQARWAWFPRFEITLGAGGPVPEARNNGLGGPPTTEASLEGDWNFGKVGVTVFSTGNAVLPLYTFGKLSALEKAGEQGPKVGAALRERVRAEAGFQAAQAYYGYQLARAGLKQLEDVSKRLKDAGDKIDALLKEDSDQVTKLDTYKLGYFRHLVESQRATAVQGEQFALTAIRLLASAGPDEQVEVMEEDLPLQGDVNVPDLETSLKQANERRPELKAIAAGIIAREQEVIIRERSYYPDLGLAGYYDVRWTSSATRQRSPFAYDPFNDRTAGLGLVIRGTFDIPIKDAQLEQARAELDKLRAQELTLKAGIQLEVTQVQSQLAASYSRAKSFTEAEKNAKRWATAAYAAFDLGTGDTRELVDAFTALAQASAERGKSWHDVRVGLASLARVTGAVPATDE, encoded by the coding sequence ATGGGCAGAGAAGTCGGCAGGGTCGTCGCAGTGGCAATGATGCTCACCGGTGGCGTGGCGGGCGCGCAGATCTCGCCCACGACAGCCCCCTCGAATGCTCCTGGAACGGGGGCGCCGGGGACCGCGGCTCCCTCGCCCGGCAACCTGTCCCCGGGCACCGTGCCCACCCCTTCGCCCGGCACCACTCCGGCCCCCGGCCCCTCGGGCACCGGTTCGTCCGCCGCCAACCCCACCCCTGGCACGCGCGCGCCGCTGCCGGGCCCCGCCGCCGTGAACCCCGGTCCGGCCGCCGAGCCGGGCAACGCCGCCGCCCAGGGTGCCACCGCCGGCACGCCCAAGCCGGCCTCCGCCACGCCGGGCGCGCAGGACCTGGGCACGTCACCCATCGCCCCCGGCTCGGGAGACGGCGCTCGGGGTGACCTCACCCCTGGCGCTCCCAGGGGCGCCCCGGAGGAAGCCCAGACCCAGGCCCCGGGCACCTCCCAGGCCACGAAGCCCTTGAAGGGGCCCATCACCCTGGCCCAGCTGGTGGCGCGGGCTCGCACGCAGGACGCGCGCGTGGCGGAGGCCAGCGCGGAGCTGCGCAAGTTCCAGGCGCTCTATGATCAGGCCCGCTGGGCCTGGTTCCCCCGGTTCGAGATCACCCTGGGCGCGGGCGGTCCCGTCCCCGAGGCGCGCAACAACGGCCTGGGCGGCCCGCCCACCACGGAGGCGTCGCTGGAAGGCGACTGGAACTTCGGCAAGGTGGGCGTGACGGTGTTCTCCACCGGCAACGCGGTGCTGCCGCTGTACACGTTCGGCAAGCTCTCCGCGCTGGAGAAGGCGGGCGAGCAGGGCCCCAAGGTGGGCGCGGCGCTGCGTGAGCGCGTGCGCGCGGAGGCCGGCTTCCAGGCCGCGCAGGCGTACTACGGCTACCAGCTGGCCCGTGCCGGCCTGAAGCAGCTGGAGGACGTGTCCAAGCGCCTCAAGGACGCGGGCGACAAGATCGACGCGCTCCTCAAGGAGGACTCGGATCAGGTGACGAAGCTGGACACCTACAAGCTGGGGTACTTCCGCCATCTGGTGGAGTCGCAGCGCGCCACCGCCGTCCAGGGCGAGCAGTTCGCGCTCACCGCCATCCGGCTCCTCGCCAGCGCGGGTCCGGACGAGCAGGTGGAGGTGATGGAGGAGGACCTGCCGCTCCAGGGTGACGTGAACGTGCCCGACCTGGAGACCTCGCTGAAGCAGGCCAACGAGCGCCGCCCGGAGCTGAAGGCCATCGCCGCGGGCATCATCGCGCGCGAGCAGGAGGTCATCATCCGCGAGCGCAGCTACTACCCGGACCTGGGGCTCGCGGGTTACTACGACGTGCGCTGGACGAGCAGCGCCACGCGCCAGCGCAGCCCCTTCGCGTACGACCCGTTCAACGACCGCACCGCGGGCCTGGGCCTGGTCATCCGGGGCACCTTCGACATCCCCATCAAGGACGCGCAGCTGGAGCAGGCCCGCGCGGAGCTGGACAAGCTGCGCGCGCAGGAGCTGACGCTCAAGGCCGGCATCCAGCTGGAAGTCACGCAGGTGCAGAGCCAGCTCGCCGCGTCCTACTCGCGCGCGAAGTCCTTCACGGAGGCGGAGAAGAACGCGAAGCGCTGGGCCACCGCCGCCTACGCCGCCTTCGACCTGGGCACCGGAGACACGCGTGAGCTGGTGGACGCCTTCACCGCGCTGGCCCAGGCCTCCGCCGAGCGCGGCAAGAGCTGGCACGACGTGCGCGTCGGATTGGCGTCACTCGCCCGCGTCACCGGTGCCGTCCCCGCGACGGATGAATAA
- a CDS encoding N-acetyltransferase — MAHPAKHEDASASPTPMTTDVQVTPVRGAADRTAFIRLPYSLYRDNPNWVPPLEMERRDFLDPKKNPFFDYAEVELFLARRGQDVVGRVAAIKNPRHMEFHGTKEGFFGLFECVNDAGVARGLLDAASAWLKARGIDSVLGPANFSSNQDWGLLVEGYESPPALMMPYNPTYYAGLLETCGFTKAKDLFAFELSASTPPPEKVARIAEKIRQREGVTVRPVNLKDFPAEVARIKQIYNAAWEKNWGFIPFTDREFEHMAKEMKAIVRPELVLIAEVKGEPVAFSMTLPDANAAFKAANGRLTTFGLPIGLVKLVLASRKLKRLRLLTLGIKEGYRRRGLDAILYLDTLRTAKELGYSGGEISWTLEDNHLVNRAIESMGGQRSKTYRVFQRPV; from the coding sequence ATGGCCCACCCCGCCAAGCACGAAGACGCCTCCGCCTCCCCTACTCCCATGACCACCGACGTGCAGGTGACCCCAGTGCGCGGCGCGGCGGACCGGACGGCGTTCATCCGGCTGCCGTACTCGCTCTACCGTGACAACCCGAACTGGGTGCCGCCGCTGGAGATGGAGCGCCGCGACTTCCTGGACCCGAAGAAGAACCCCTTCTTCGACTACGCGGAGGTGGAGCTGTTCCTCGCGCGTCGCGGGCAGGACGTGGTGGGCCGGGTGGCCGCCATCAAGAACCCACGCCACATGGAGTTCCACGGCACGAAGGAGGGCTTCTTCGGCCTCTTCGAGTGCGTGAACGACGCGGGCGTGGCCCGGGGCCTCCTGGACGCGGCCAGCGCGTGGCTGAAGGCGCGCGGCATCGACTCCGTGCTGGGGCCGGCCAACTTCTCCTCCAATCAGGACTGGGGCCTGCTCGTGGAGGGCTACGAGAGCCCTCCCGCGCTGATGATGCCCTACAACCCCACGTACTACGCGGGGCTGCTGGAGACGTGCGGCTTCACCAAGGCGAAGGACCTGTTCGCCTTCGAGCTGTCCGCGTCCACGCCGCCGCCGGAGAAGGTGGCGCGCATCGCGGAGAAGATCCGTCAGCGCGAGGGCGTCACCGTGCGCCCGGTGAACCTGAAGGACTTCCCCGCGGAGGTCGCCCGCATCAAGCAGATCTACAACGCGGCCTGGGAGAAGAACTGGGGCTTCATCCCCTTCACGGACCGCGAGTTCGAGCACATGGCCAAGGAGATGAAGGCCATCGTGCGTCCGGAGCTGGTGCTCATCGCCGAGGTGAAGGGTGAGCCCGTCGCCTTCTCCATGACGCTGCCGGACGCCAACGCGGCGTTCAAGGCGGCCAACGGACGGCTCACGACGTTCGGCCTGCCCATTGGCCTGGTGAAGCTGGTGCTGGCGTCGCGCAAGCTCAAGCGGCTGCGCCTGCTCACGCTGGGCATCAAGGAGGGCTACCGGCGCCGCGGCCTGGACGCCATCCTCTACCTGGACACCCTGCGCACCGCGAAGGAGCTGGGGTACTCGGGCGGCGAGATTTCGTGGACGCTGGAGGACAACCACCTGGTCAACCGCGCCATCGAGTCCATGGGCGGCCAGCGCTCCAAGACGTACCGCGTGTTCCAGCGGCCCGTCTGA